One genomic region from Candidatus Eisenbacteria bacterium encodes:
- a CDS encoding AIR synthase-related protein, producing the protein VLYPPVVRDLFEAGIDVHYLANVTGHGWRKLMRARRELRYVLHAVPPLSPLFRFLVDRAGIDSAEAYATFNMGAGFAVYAPEADAARIVEIARARDITSWAAGHIEAGPREVIVEPLGLRYASETLAVR; encoded by the coding sequence CGTGCTCTATCCGCCGGTCGTGCGCGACCTGTTCGAGGCCGGAATCGACGTCCACTACCTCGCCAACGTCACCGGCCACGGCTGGCGCAAGCTCATGCGCGCGCGCCGCGAGCTGCGCTACGTGCTGCACGCGGTGCCGCCACTCTCCCCGCTCTTCCGCTTCCTCGTGGATCGTGCGGGGATCGACTCCGCGGAGGCGTACGCGACGTTCAACATGGGCGCCGGATTCGCGGTCTACGCCCCCGAAGCCGACGCCGCACGCATCGTCGAGATCGCGCGGGCGCGGGACATCACGTCGTGGGCGGCCGGTCACATCGAGGCGGGTCCCCGCGAGGTGATCGTCGAACCCCTCGGGCTCCGCTACGCGAGCGAAACGCTCGCCGTCCGCTGA